From a region of the Danio aesculapii chromosome 4, fDanAes4.1, whole genome shotgun sequence genome:
- the LOC130222169 gene encoding gastrula zinc finger protein XlCGF8.2DB-like, protein MMNHTGEKPFICTQCGKSFSQSSSLNQHMRIHTGEKPFSCTQCGKTFNCSSHLNQHKRIHTGEKPFTCTQCGKSFSQSSSRNQHMRVHTGEKPFTCTQCGKSFSCSSYLNHHMRIHTGEKPFTCTLCGKCFSQSSSLNQHMRVHTGEKPFTCTQCGKSFSCLSHLNKHTRIHTGEKPFTCTQCGKSFSQSSSLNQHLRVHTGEKPFTCTHCWKSFSQSSSLNQHIRIHTGEKPFTCTQCGKSFNRSANLNKDMKIQPCVKEYMCFECEKTFITAPKFKLHQTIHTGETVQVHCKYKMLRKHKK, encoded by the coding sequence atgatgaaccacactggagagaaaccattcatatgcactcagtgtgggaagagtttcagccaatcatcatcccttaatcaacacatgaggatccacactggagagaaaccattttcttgcactcagtgtgggaagacttttaactgctcatcacaccttaatcaacacaagaggatccatactggagagaaaccattcacatgcactcaatgtgggaagagtttcagccaatcatcatcccgtaatcaacacatgagggtccacactggagagaaaccattcacatgcactcagtgtgggaagagtttcagctgctcatcataccttaatcaccacatgaggatccacactggagagaaaccattcacatgcactctgtgtgggaagtgtttcagccaatcatcatctcttaatcaacacatgagggtccacactggagagaaaccattcacatgcactcagtgtgggaagagtttcagctgctTATCACACCTAAATAAACACActaggatccacactggagagaaaccattcacatgcactcagtgtgggaagagttttagccaatcatcatcccttaatcaacacttaagggttcacactggagagaaaccattcacatgcactcattgttggaagagtttcagccaatcatcatcccttaatcaacacataaggatccacactggagagaaaccatttacatgcactcagtgtgggaagagtttcaaccgctCAGCAAACCTTAACAAAGACATGAAGATCCAACCTTGTGtaaaagagtatatgtgctttgagtgtgagaagacttttattacagctccaaaatttaaactgcaccagacgattcacactggagagacagtacaagtgcactgtaaatataaaatgttgagaaaacataaaaaataa